A portion of the Pseudoalteromonas luteoviolacea genome contains these proteins:
- a CDS encoding efflux RND transporter permease subunit yields the protein MSEQIRTSQKGLIAYFANNPVAANLMMIFILIMGVVSYLTIQRQMFPSIELNFVSINASYPGASPQEIEESILIKIEESLKDVTEIDKGVYRARRGSGSVQLEIDTSADLSEVVEKVRTRVDGIATFPAAMEPIRVQQVEFRQDVIQMALAADIPLKDLKPLAKEVEDELLQLSNVSLVERSTPAYEIAIEIDPDTLRRYGLTINDVSNAIRRYSANMSAGEVRTDAGIISVRVENQKYRGDEFKRIPVKVGDNGAKVYLQDIAVIKDEFVEGEFYFKQNGINAAFLSVKATKDQNMIPVAKTVHAYIEEKNKTLPAGVSLTPIVDMTYYLDARLEMMKKNMLQGALLVAIMLSIFLRFKLALWVMVGLPVCFLGAIMLMPAFGVSINIVSLFAFIMVLGIVVDDAIVIGEAAYTEVERSGPSVDSVVRGAKRVATPATFGVLTTMAVFAPMIMSSGPQGAFFKSISIVVILCLIFSLIESKWILPAHIGHTKFKPLRENSRRAKFNKHFFAFVNGPYRNFVEKAVEWRWAVFFGFIAIFLVSMSLITSNQVRFIPLPKVPHDFPQVKVMLNDNVSDEQTMAALQQIESMMLSVDKDIEREHGQKMVKDILVWNEGRSEGNVLAVLVDEDIRPFDAFELSRRWREAMPTIPGVKSLLVIDDVNDPGNGDGEFGYLIYGPDIDTLNAAGRHFISMLQQEKGLFDISSTIDPPSKEVQLSLKPVAYDLGLNLADVANQIGDSFYGGEAQRLIRDGEEIRVMVRYPKLDREAVASLKYALIKTPDGREVVLGDVVEFTEKPGVSYIRREGGYRTVYVYGSIDEQVIEPSAVVDNIKENLLPKLFEQFPDVKTELGGSIEETQAQANEQIMFFAAGMMIVYILLAVPLKSYSQPLIIMSVIPFSLIGAVWGHWLNGLDMSMMSTFGLIAAAGVVINDSLVMTDYVNQVRKEGVRLKDAVIEAGCARFRAITLTSITTFAGVTPIIFETSLQAKFVIPMAISLGFAVLFATLITLILVPCLYIILVDIQQTFPKLGKLRKSFKKDSHQSVV from the coding sequence ATGAGTGAGCAAATAAGAACTTCCCAAAAAGGGCTAATTGCCTATTTTGCGAATAACCCCGTCGCTGCAAACTTGATGATGATATTTATCTTAATCATGGGCGTTGTGAGCTATTTAACGATTCAGCGACAAATGTTTCCCAGTATAGAGCTAAACTTTGTCAGCATTAATGCAAGTTATCCCGGTGCCTCGCCGCAGGAGATCGAAGAAAGCATCCTTATAAAGATAGAAGAGTCTTTGAAGGATGTAACAGAAATCGACAAAGGGGTTTATCGAGCACGGCGCGGTAGCGGCAGTGTGCAGCTAGAAATAGACACCAGTGCCGATTTAAGTGAGGTGGTTGAAAAGGTACGAACACGAGTCGATGGGATTGCAACCTTTCCAGCGGCCATGGAGCCTATTCGAGTTCAGCAAGTCGAATTTCGCCAAGACGTGATCCAAATGGCGTTGGCGGCGGATATTCCATTAAAGGATCTTAAACCGCTAGCCAAAGAAGTTGAAGATGAACTGTTACAGCTTTCCAATGTATCGCTGGTTGAGCGCAGTACACCAGCGTATGAAATTGCCATTGAAATTGACCCTGACACGTTACGTCGATATGGTCTTACAATTAATGATGTGAGCAATGCAATTCGTCGTTATTCAGCGAATATGTCTGCTGGTGAAGTTCGTACGGATGCCGGTATTATTTCAGTACGTGTTGAAAATCAAAAATATCGTGGCGATGAATTTAAGCGTATTCCAGTAAAAGTGGGTGATAACGGCGCGAAGGTGTATTTACAAGATATTGCGGTGATCAAAGATGAGTTTGTTGAGGGGGAGTTTTACTTTAAACAAAACGGCATCAATGCAGCGTTTTTATCAGTAAAAGCAACCAAAGACCAAAACATGATCCCTGTTGCTAAAACCGTCCACGCCTATATTGAGGAAAAGAACAAAACACTGCCGGCAGGCGTATCACTTACACCTATCGTTGACATGACTTACTACCTCGATGCACGTCTTGAAATGATGAAAAAGAACATGCTGCAAGGTGCGCTGTTAGTGGCCATCATGTTGTCTATTTTCTTGCGCTTTAAGCTGGCTCTATGGGTGATGGTTGGTTTACCTGTATGTTTCCTAGGCGCCATTATGCTGATGCCAGCATTTGGTGTGAGCATTAACATTGTGTCCTTATTCGCATTCATTATGGTACTGGGGATTGTGGTTGATGATGCCATCGTCATAGGGGAGGCTGCCTACACAGAAGTTGAACGCAGTGGTCCAAGTGTTGACAGTGTTGTGCGTGGTGCTAAACGCGTTGCGACTCCCGCCACGTTTGGCGTGTTGACAACCATGGCGGTATTTGCCCCGATGATCATGTCCAGTGGGCCGCAAGGTGCTTTCTTCAAATCGATTTCCATCGTGGTGATACTGTGTTTGATATTCAGCTTAATTGAGTCAAAATGGATATTACCGGCACACATAGGCCATACTAAATTTAAGCCGCTGCGTGAAAACAGCCGACGTGCTAAGTTTAACAAGCACTTCTTTGCATTTGTGAATGGACCTTATCGTAATTTTGTTGAAAAAGCGGTGGAATGGCGCTGGGCGGTATTCTTTGGTTTTATTGCCATATTCCTTGTCAGTATGTCTTTGATCACCTCGAATCAAGTGCGTTTTATCCCGTTACCGAAAGTGCCACATGACTTCCCTCAAGTGAAAGTCATGCTCAATGATAATGTGTCTGATGAGCAAACGATGGCGGCACTGCAGCAAATCGAAAGTATGATGCTGAGCGTGGATAAAGACATTGAGCGCGAGCATGGTCAAAAGATGGTAAAAGACATCTTGGTATGGAATGAAGGCCGCAGTGAAGGTAATGTGCTCGCCGTGCTGGTTGATGAAGATATACGTCCATTTGATGCTTTTGAATTGTCCCGTCGTTGGCGTGAAGCCATGCCAACAATTCCCGGTGTTAAATCGTTACTTGTCATTGATGATGTCAATGACCCAGGCAATGGCGATGGTGAGTTTGGCTATCTGATTTATGGACCAGATATTGATACGCTCAATGCTGCGGGTAGACATTTTATTTCTATGTTACAACAAGAAAAAGGCTTGTTTGATATCAGTTCAACCATAGACCCGCCGAGTAAAGAAGTGCAGCTGTCGCTGAAGCCGGTTGCTTACGACTTAGGCTTGAACTTGGCTGATGTGGCGAATCAAATCGGTGATAGTTTCTATGGTGGTGAGGCGCAGCGTCTGATCCGTGATGGTGAGGAAATACGTGTGATGGTGCGTTATCCAAAACTGGATAGAGAAGCGGTGGCGTCGCTGAAATATGCACTGATCAAAACACCGGATGGTCGTGAAGTGGTACTGGGTGATGTGGTGGAGTTTACAGAGAAGCCTGGTGTGAGTTATATCCGTCGTGAAGGTGGCTACCGTACTGTCTATGTGTATGGCAGCATTGATGAGCAGGTAATTGAACCCTCAGCTGTTGTAGACAACATTAAAGAAAACCTGCTGCCTAAGTTGTTTGAGCAGTTCCCAGACGTGAAAACTGAGCTTGGGGGCTCGATTGAAGAAACGCAAGCGCAAGCCAATGAACAGATCATGTTCTTTGCTGCGGGTATGATGATTGTGTACATCTTGCTGGCAGTGCCACTGAAAAGTTATTCACAGCCGCTGATTATTATGTCTGTTATCCCATTTAGCTTGATAGGTGCTGTGTGGGGGCACTGGTTAAATGGCTTAGACATGAGCATGATGTCGACCTTTGGTTTAATTGCCGCAGCTGGCGTCGTTATCAATGACTCTTTGGTGATGACCGATTATGTCAACCAAGTACGTAAAGAAGGGGTTAGGCTCAAAGATGCGGTAATCGAAGCGGGCTGCGCACGCTTTAGAGCAATTACATTGACATCGATTACGACGTTTGCGGGTGTCACCCCGATTATCTTTGAGACCAGCTTACAAGCTAAATTTGTTATCCCAATGGCGATTTCACTTGGTTTTGCGGTATTGTTTGCAACCTTGATCACCTTGATACTTGTGCCTTGTTTGTACATTATTCTGGTGGATATTCAACAAACTTTCCCGAAACTTGGTAAGTTGAGAAAAAGTTTCAAGAAAGACTCTCACCAGTCAGTTGTCTAA
- a CDS encoding S9 family peptidase, protein MTKALTPPVAKKVPHVMEIHGHQRTDNYYWMRDDKRQNDEVLAHLKAENDYCEALMQPHKALQETLFEEMKGRIVKDDSSVPVKDGRYWYTNEVSGDEEYGRHYRALNEAMDDKQLLLDVNELAKAFEFYELADLAVSPDDNLLAYSEDTDGRRIYTIKFKDLNTGQMLEDCLVETEGEVVWANDNRTVFYVKKDLQTLLGFQVYRHVLGTSQSDDVLVYEEQDRQYYMGLGKSRDESQIYIYLSATETSDVLCLDADQPMGDFKRLLARQEGHEYGLDKFGEYYYLLTNSDAKNFRMVRAGLDVVNDPSQWEEIIAHREHVLLEGLELFDSHFVITEREMGQIRFVIHDYAGESYQLGFDDACYFAGVGYNPEPESTSVRITYSSLTTPSSVYECDLATGQKTLKKQVKVLGDFQPQDYASERLHITARDGEKVPVSVVYRKSLFNKDGTNPLLQYGYGAYGYTVDPTFSSSTLSLLDRGFVYVIAHIRGSEMLGRHWYENGKKAHKENSFNDFVDVTRALVDQQYGAADKIFASGGSAGGLLMGAVMNQAPELYLGIGCHVPFLDVLTTMLDESIPLTTNEYDEWGNPNHLADYESILSYSPYDNLAAKGYPNTLVTTGLHDSQVQYWEPMKWVAKLRALKTDDNVLMFKTDMDSGHGGASGRFKSLHEKALEMAFFISVLPQQAD, encoded by the coding sequence ATGACCAAAGCGCTTACACCGCCAGTGGCAAAAAAAGTACCTCATGTGATGGAAATACATGGGCATCAAAGGACAGATAACTATTACTGGATGCGTGATGATAAGCGTCAAAATGACGAAGTATTAGCCCATTTAAAAGCAGAAAATGATTACTGTGAAGCACTTATGCAACCACATAAAGCGCTGCAGGAAACGTTATTTGAAGAAATGAAAGGGCGTATTGTCAAAGATGACTCTTCAGTACCAGTTAAAGATGGTCGCTATTGGTATACCAATGAGGTCAGCGGTGATGAAGAATATGGTCGTCATTATCGTGCATTGAATGAAGCAATGGATGATAAACAGCTGTTGTTGGACGTGAATGAGTTAGCCAAAGCATTTGAGTTTTATGAGCTAGCGGATTTAGCCGTCAGTCCAGATGATAACCTCCTTGCATACAGTGAGGATACAGATGGTCGTCGTATTTACACGATCAAGTTTAAAGATTTGAATACCGGCCAAATGCTCGAGGATTGTTTGGTTGAAACCGAAGGTGAAGTGGTTTGGGCGAACGATAATCGCACCGTCTTTTATGTTAAAAAAGATTTGCAAACCTTGCTAGGATTCCAAGTATACCGACATGTGCTTGGTACATCGCAAAGTGACGATGTCTTGGTATATGAAGAGCAGGATCGCCAATATTATATGGGTCTTGGTAAAAGCCGAGATGAAAGCCAGATCTACATTTATTTATCTGCGACTGAGACAAGTGATGTACTTTGTTTAGATGCGGATCAGCCTATGGGCGATTTTAAGCGTTTATTAGCGCGTCAAGAAGGGCATGAATATGGTCTTGATAAGTTTGGCGAGTATTATTATTTATTAACTAATAGTGATGCTAAAAACTTTCGCATGGTGCGAGCTGGATTAGATGTTGTTAATGACCCTAGCCAGTGGGAAGAGATCATCGCGCACCGTGAACATGTTTTGCTAGAAGGACTTGAGTTGTTTGACTCGCACTTTGTGATCACAGAGCGTGAAATGGGACAAATTCGTTTTGTCATTCATGATTATGCAGGTGAAAGTTACCAGCTAGGCTTTGATGATGCATGTTATTTTGCAGGGGTTGGCTATAACCCAGAGCCAGAATCAACCTCTGTACGCATTACCTATTCAAGTTTGACAACACCAAGTAGTGTCTACGAATGTGATTTGGCTACCGGCCAAAAAACATTGAAAAAGCAAGTTAAAGTACTGGGGGATTTCCAGCCTCAAGACTATGCTTCTGAGCGCTTACACATCACTGCTCGTGATGGCGAGAAAGTCCCTGTCTCTGTTGTTTATCGAAAGTCATTATTCAATAAAGATGGGACCAATCCGTTATTGCAATATGGCTATGGGGCTTATGGTTATACGGTTGATCCCACTTTTTCCAGCTCGACCTTGAGCTTGTTGGACAGAGGGTTTGTTTATGTTATCGCGCATATTCGGGGTTCGGAGATGCTGGGCCGTCACTGGTACGAAAACGGTAAGAAAGCCCATAAAGAGAATAGTTTCAACGACTTTGTAGATGTGACCCGTGCATTAGTCGATCAACAATACGGCGCGGCGGATAAAATCTTTGCATCCGGTGGTAGTGCGGGTGGTCTCTTAATGGGGGCTGTGATGAACCAAGCGCCTGAGCTGTATTTAGGCATTGGGTGTCATGTGCCATTTTTAGATGTGCTGACCACGATGTTGGATGAATCTATTCCTTTAACAACCAATGAGTATGATGAGTGGGGTAATCCAAATCATTTGGCTGATTATGAGAGCATTTTGTCCTATTCGCCTTATGACAATTTAGCGGCTAAGGGCTATCCTAATACATTGGTGACCACAGGTTTACATGACTCACAAGTACAATATTGGGAGCCGATGAAGTGGGTTGCTAAGCTCAGAGCACTTAAAACTGACGACAATGTGCTAATGTTTAAAACCGACATGGATTCTGGACACGGTGGTGCGTCAGGCAGATTTAAGAGCTTACATGAAAAAGCGCTGGAGATGGCCTTTTTTATCTCTGTGTTACCACAACAGGCTGACTAA
- a CDS encoding Dps family protein, which yields MTNSIGLDKQKSEQLVAALNVLLSSYQIQYMNARSFHWNIKGREFFELHVKFEEIYNQLLLKVDELAERILTIEGIPLHAFSDYLNASEIAEAKDIQNGPEAVATLLAGFTQLIKSQRTILAQAADAEDEGTASLMGDYITEQEKLVWMLKAYLG from the coding sequence ATGACAAATAGCATAGGGTTAGACAAACAGAAAAGTGAGCAACTGGTTGCAGCATTAAACGTACTTTTAAGTAGCTACCAGATCCAATATATGAATGCGCGCAGCTTCCACTGGAACATCAAAGGTAGAGAGTTTTTTGAACTACACGTTAAATTTGAAGAAATCTACAATCAGCTATTGCTCAAAGTGGACGAGTTAGCAGAGCGTATCTTAACCATTGAAGGCATTCCTCTACACGCCTTTAGTGATTACCTAAACGCCAGTGAAATTGCCGAAGCGAAAGATATTCAAAATGGTCCTGAGGCAGTCGCTACACTGCTTGCTGGCTTCACTCAGCTGATCAAGTCGCAACGTACCATATTGGCACAAGCTGCCGATGCCGAGGACGAAGGCACTGCGTCTTTAATGGGGGATTACATCACCGAGCAAGAAAAGTTAGTCTGGATGCTCAAGGCTTATTTAGGTTAA
- a CDS encoding lipase family alpha/beta hydrolase — translation MNIKRIVVLHGLYMSGFVMQPLCTRLEKTGCEILNLSYNTLAPDRQSIFKQIDAFIADKPTAFVCHSMGGLVARDYLTHASAQSQYVEKVITLGTPHKGSAIAKHMHEKGFDRLLKNSVEYLLSETNTWPFNARLYSIAGDLPIGLMPLLQKGSRSDGTVLLDETKLKGMAEHKVFHRSHTTLIYSRSVMDYIIDVISRDK, via the coding sequence ATGAATATAAAGCGGATTGTCGTCCTTCACGGACTATATATGTCAGGGTTTGTGATGCAGCCGCTTTGTACTCGGTTAGAAAAAACCGGCTGTGAAATCCTCAATTTAAGCTACAACACCTTGGCCCCCGACAGACAATCTATCTTCAAACAAATAGATGCATTTATCGCGGATAAACCAACTGCATTTGTGTGTCATTCTATGGGGGGGTTGGTCGCCAGAGATTATCTCACCCACGCCTCAGCACAGAGCCAGTATGTTGAAAAAGTCATTACTCTTGGTACACCACACAAAGGCAGTGCCATCGCAAAACATATGCATGAGAAAGGGTTTGATCGCTTATTAAAAAATAGTGTGGAATATTTACTGAGCGAGACCAATACATGGCCTTTTAATGCACGTTTATATAGCATTGCAGGCGACTTACCGATTGGGTTGATGCCATTATTGCAAAAAGGCAGCCGCTCAGACGGCACAGTGTTGCTCGATGAGACAAAACTAAAGGGCATGGCCGAGCATAAAGTGTTTCACCGCAGCCATACCACCTTAATTTATTCGCGTAGCGTGATGGACTACATCATTGACGTGATCAGTCGCGATAAGTAG
- a CDS encoding YaeQ family protein: protein MALKSTILKAHLNISDMDRHVYTDKSLTLAQHPSENEQRLMVRLLAYILQYTEELSFTKGLCVDDEPAAWQKNLTDDIELWVDVGLPDEKRLKKAAVRSQQVVLYTYGENTQEIWWKKNQSAANQYDNLSVYSLPYSATSQMVELFARSMDLTATIQDGEIWLSDSQHSVQIVPTQLK, encoded by the coding sequence ATGGCCCTAAAATCTACAATTCTAAAAGCACATCTCAATATCAGTGATATGGATAGGCATGTCTATACCGATAAGTCACTCACTTTGGCGCAGCACCCATCAGAGAATGAACAGCGATTGATGGTACGTCTACTTGCTTATATCTTGCAATACACTGAAGAGCTGAGCTTTACTAAAGGGCTATGTGTGGATGATGAGCCCGCTGCGTGGCAAAAAAACCTGACCGATGACATTGAGCTGTGGGTTGATGTTGGTTTACCGGATGAAAAGCGCCTGAAAAAAGCCGCAGTGCGTTCACAACAAGTGGTTTTGTACACGTATGGTGAAAACACCCAAGAGATTTGGTGGAAAAAGAATCAATCTGCTGCCAATCAATATGATAATTTAAGCGTTTACAGCCTACCTTATTCGGCCACTTCACAAATGGTGGAGCTATTTGCACGTTCAATGGATTTGACAGCGACCATCCAAGATGGCGAAATATGGCTCAGTGACTCACAGCACAGTGTGCAAATTGTGCCAACCCAGCTTAAATAA
- the ylqF gene encoding ribosome biogenesis GTPase YlqF, protein MAIQWFPGHMNKARNEIKEIMPQMDVIIEVLDARIPYSSENPMVAQLRGDKPVIKILNKADLADPEMTKAWMAYFEQEDGVKTLSFGHDKAAEVHRINALCKKLAPHKVGQDKQLKAMIMGIPNVGKSTLINILAGRIVAKTGNEPAVTKAQQRIRLEDGIMLYDTPGMLWPKVENENSGYRLAATGAIRDTAINYEEVASYTAEYLLKAYPELLKSRYKIDELPDCDWTFIEMAGRKRGCIRGGNQVDTHKMSEILINELRDAVLGHVTMETPQMREEEEQMVAEIRAAAEAKKAAREEEKRQRRARARKNRR, encoded by the coding sequence ATGGCCATCCAATGGTTTCCTGGACATATGAATAAGGCGCGCAATGAGATCAAAGAGATCATGCCGCAGATGGATGTCATTATTGAAGTACTTGATGCGCGTATTCCGTATAGCAGTGAAAACCCAATGGTCGCGCAATTACGCGGTGACAAGCCGGTCATCAAAATCTTAAACAAAGCGGACTTAGCAGATCCCGAGATGACCAAAGCTTGGATGGCGTATTTTGAGCAAGAGGATGGGGTAAAAACCTTATCATTTGGTCATGATAAAGCGGCTGAAGTACATCGCATTAATGCGCTGTGTAAAAAGTTAGCGCCGCACAAAGTAGGGCAAGATAAGCAGTTAAAAGCCATGATCATGGGCATTCCAAATGTTGGCAAATCAACACTTATCAATATACTGGCTGGCCGCATTGTCGCTAAGACAGGCAATGAGCCAGCGGTGACCAAGGCGCAGCAACGCATTCGTTTAGAAGACGGGATCATGCTGTATGACACACCGGGTATGTTGTGGCCAAAAGTGGAAAATGAAAACTCGGGCTACCGTCTAGCCGCGACGGGGGCTATCCGGGATACAGCCATTAACTATGAAGAAGTGGCGAGTTATACCGCTGAATATTTGTTGAAGGCTTACCCTGAGCTACTGAAAAGTCGTTATAAAATTGATGAGTTGCCAGATTGTGATTGGACATTTATTGAAATGGCTGGGCGCAAACGAGGCTGTATTCGCGGTGGTAATCAGGTTGATACCCATAAAATGTCAGAGATCCTCATCAACGAGTTACGCGATGCGGTGCTTGGTCATGTGACGATGGAAACACCGCAAATGCGTGAAGAAGAAGAGCAGATGGTTGCCGAGATCCGTGCTGCCGCAGAAGCGAAAAAGGCTGCCCGCGAAGAAGAAAAACGTCAACGCCGTGCTCGCGCACGAAAGAATCGTCGCTAA